Proteins encoded by one window of Octopus bimaculoides isolate UCB-OBI-ISO-001 chromosome 4, ASM119413v2, whole genome shotgun sequence:
- the LOC128247647 gene encoding uncharacterized protein LOC128247647, which translates to MRLTWIVANAQYTNEIDCILVDTRHILQDVSMIAPLNTRSDHHLLWMKIVINELKEEKAFLILMKNQRVKAFDVTQLHDATKRKVWSEVEELDLNYNSLVQKIKNCMRKVKSVCL; encoded by the coding sequence ATGAGATTGACCTGGATAGTTGCAAACGCCCAGTACACAAATGAAATTGATTGCATCCTGGTTGACACACGGCACATATTGCAGGACGTCTCGATGATAGCGCCATTGAACACAAGGAGCGATCATCACTTGTTATGGATGAAGATTGTGATCAACGAACTCAAAGAAGAAAAGGCTTTTCTCATCTTAATGAAGAATCAACGCGTCAAAGCCTTCGATGTGACGCAGTTGCACGATGCTACCAAGAGGAAAGTTTGGAGTGAAGTTGAAGAGCTTGATTTGAACTACAATTCACTGGTCCAGAAAATTAAAAACTGCATGAGGAAGGTGAAAAGTGTATGCCTGTGA